A genomic window from Litoreibacter janthinus includes:
- a CDS encoding ABC transporter permease: MIWKIAFRNLTKNARRSVTTALAIGIGGFAALLFGGFVTSIWFGVQTSMIQEQGNLQIYRDGYLEFGAANPDDYTIKNWDEVAKLLSSDPVLNKQLAVITPRIDLAGVAGNAQTGNSKTFIGSGVVPSNVDRMRQWDGWSIGQVSPASGLGDQVLDGVVIGLGMARMMGMCGPLNVADCQDRPVEDEALNSAETDFTALVNDEAELTDLREAGAERPQLNLMAATSSGVPNIARVGIESAQPQAIRAIDNAFVMMHFEQARSLLYGDSQEATTLMLQVNNPDQVDTVKTRIEEVLNRAGLDLKVYHFTEVDPTFDRIFGMFTFMFIVVSVVLSIVIVFTIVNTVSMNVMERVKEIGTIRALGFRKGFVRALFLTESALIGLFGALIALGAAVIIANLINSAGVQWTPPSNATPLTVQLMVLDNPIFAISVVALLIIISVVASVIPTFKAARLNIVESLQRA; this comes from the coding sequence ATGATTTGGAAAATCGCATTTAGAAATCTGACAAAAAACGCACGGCGGTCTGTGACAACAGCGCTGGCCATCGGCATAGGCGGCTTCGCGGCGCTCTTGTTCGGGGGGTTTGTGACTTCGATTTGGTTCGGAGTTCAGACTTCCATGATCCAAGAACAGGGCAACCTTCAGATTTACCGTGACGGATATCTGGAGTTCGGCGCAGCCAACCCTGATGACTATACCATCAAAAATTGGGATGAAGTTGCAAAGCTTCTCTCGAGCGACCCGGTGCTGAACAAGCAACTGGCTGTCATCACCCCGCGTATTGATCTGGCCGGTGTGGCCGGTAATGCGCAGACCGGCAACTCAAAGACCTTTATCGGGTCTGGTGTCGTGCCTTCGAATGTTGACCGGATGCGCCAGTGGGATGGTTGGTCCATCGGGCAGGTATCGCCGGCTTCCGGCCTCGGAGATCAGGTGCTTGATGGCGTCGTCATTGGCCTTGGTATGGCGAGGATGATGGGGATGTGTGGTCCGCTGAATGTAGCAGATTGCCAAGACCGCCCGGTTGAAGACGAAGCGCTGAATTCAGCAGAAACCGATTTTACCGCATTGGTGAATGATGAAGCTGAACTGACTGATCTGCGAGAAGCAGGTGCCGAGCGCCCACAGCTAAACTTGATGGCCGCAACATCGTCCGGAGTGCCGAATATCGCTCGTGTGGGAATTGAGTCCGCTCAACCACAAGCAATCCGCGCCATCGACAACGCCTTCGTCATGATGCACTTCGAGCAGGCACGCAGCCTTCTTTACGGTGACAGCCAGGAAGCAACGACGTTGATGCTGCAGGTTAACAATCCTGATCAAGTGGATACGGTTAAAACGCGCATCGAAGAAGTTCTGAACCGCGCTGGCCTGGATCTGAAGGTCTATCACTTCACCGAAGTGGACCCGACCTTCGATCGAATCTTCGGCATGTTCACCTTTATGTTCATCGTAGTGTCTGTGGTGCTGTCGATCGTCATCGTCTTCACCATCGTGAACACGGTCTCGATGAACGTAATGGAACGCGTCAAAGAGATTGGCACAATTCGCGCACTAGGCTTCCGTAAAGGGTTTGTGCGGGCCTTGTTCCTGACCGAGAGCGCCCTGATCGGCCTGTTCGGTGCGCTGATAGCACTGGGCGCGGCAGTGATCATTGCCAACCTCATCAACTCCGCCGGTGTCCAATGGACGCCACCATCGAATGCCACCCCGCTGACGGTCCAGCTGATGGTCCTCGACAACCCGATCTTCGCGATAAGCG